From a region of the Oryza sativa Japonica Group chromosome 6, ASM3414082v1 genome:
- the LOC112939387 gene encoding uncharacterized protein isoform X1 codes for MSTLLSLLSFILVMVVGVGEGRKLLSAKKMTMMVPDRTADVMAYWKTVHPNSPIPSAILNLLTQPSGNQKKNLLLTSGSGAKGADEKSSILKLNPKLDNQAKKKFSPYNYNNPADGYDRVYYDGDSDKHMLFEYEALKIKMKNLDMYWYSGTNQINKKPELDLANKKLSRHNNNNPSHGHDHILLDKMKLLRYIYSNPADRHVRVDYDGHNDNHMVFNTESMKLKKEFSYLYQFSAVKGIDQKPELNLVKKKSSRYVYGNPANDHLVHYDGRNDKYMVLNHKAKKLKKKNSDLYQHSEANGIDKESKLNMAKKKLSRYIYGNLADGHHHVCLVTKKFPRYIYDNPAVSRHVYYDGHNDKYMVLNYEAMKLKKKTSDLYQHSEVNGIDKKPKLKLAKNKFSRSIYGNLAHGHDHVHLAKKKFSYYYTFGNPEDGHEHANHHGGYDNHIVFNKQAVKLRKGNSNWYYYSGLKEINKRHKPDLVNKKFARYIFSNPENERPFL; via the exons ATGAGTACTCTTTTGTCACTCCTCTCATTTATTCTT GTGATGGTGGTCGGAGTTGGCGAGGGGAGGAAGTTGTTGAGCGCAAagaagatgacgatgatggtGCCAGACCGCACGGCTGACGTGATGGCATACTGGAAGACAGTTCATCCCAATTCTCCAATACCATCAGCCATACTCAACCTCTTGACACAACCATCTG GCAACCAGAAGAAGAATCTCCTTCTTACATCAGGTAGTGGAGCCAAGGGGGCTGATGAGAAGAGCTCAATACTCAAATTGAATCCCAAGCTAGACAACCAAGCTAAGAAGAAATTTTCACCATACAACTATAATAACCCAGCAGACGGGTATGATCGTGTTTACTATGATGGCGATAGTGATAAGCACATGTTATTCGAGTATGAAGCtctgaagataaagatgaaaaacTTGGATATGTACTGGTACAGTGGAACAAATCAGATTAACAAGAAACCTGAGCTAGACCTAGCCAACAAGAAACTTTCGCGTCACAACAATAACAACCCATCACATGGTCATGATCATATTCTACTAGATAAGATGAAATTGTTGCGTTACATCTATAGCAACCCAGCAGACAGGCATGTTCGTGTTGACTATGATGGCCACAATGATAATCACATGGTATTCAATACTGAATCCATGAAGCTAAAGAAAGAATTCTCATATTTGTACCAGTTCAGTGCAGTGAAGGGGATTGACCAAAAGCCTGAGCTTAATCTAGTGAAGAAGAAATCTTCACGTTACGTCTATGGCAACCCAGCAAATGACCACCTTGTTCACTATGATGGTCGCAATGACAAATACATGGTACTCAACCACAAAGCCAAGaagctaaaaaagaaaaactcagaTTTGTACCAACACAGTGAAGCAAATGGGATTGACAAAGAATCTAAGCTGAACATGGCTAAGAAGAAACTTTCACGCTACATCTATGGCAACCTAGCAGATGGACATCATCATGTTTGCCTAGTTACGAAGAAATTTCCACGTTACATTTATGACAACCCAGCAGTTAGCCGTCATGTTTACTATGATGGTCACAATGACAAATACATGGTACTCAACTATGAAGCCATGAAGCTAAAGAAGAAAACTTCAGATTTATACCAACACAGCGAAGTGAATGGGATTGACAAAAAGCCTAAGCTGAAGCTAGCTAAGAACAAATTTTCACGTTCAATCTATGGCAACCTCGCACATGGACATGATCATGTTCACCTAGCTAAGAAGAAATTTTCATATTATTACACCTTTGGCAATCCAGAAGATGGGCATGAGCATGCCAATCATCATGGTGGTTATGACAATCACATAGTATTCAACAAACAAGCCGTGAAGCTAAGGAAAGGGAACTCAAATTGGTACTATTACAGTGGACTAAAGGAGATTAACAAAAGGCATAAGCCAGATCTAGTTAACAAGAAATTTGCTCGTTACATCTTTAGTAACCCAGAAAATGAACGACCTTTTTTGTGA
- the LOC112939387 gene encoding uncharacterized protein isoform X2 — translation MPATQIGNKRAALHDVRRNRTQTLIASSGDNVGQIGHMWRNQKKNLLLTSGSGAKGADEKSSILKLNPKLDNQAKKKFSPYNYNNPADGYDRVYYDGDSDKHMLFEYEALKIKMKNLDMYWYSGTNQINKKPELDLANKKLSRHNNNNPSHGHDHILLDKMKLLRYIYSNPADRHVRVDYDGHNDNHMVFNTESMKLKKEFSYLYQFSAVKGIDQKPELNLVKKKSSRYVYGNPANDHLVHYDGRNDKYMVLNHKAKKLKKKNSDLYQHSEANGIDKESKLNMAKKKLSRYIYGNLADGHHHVCLVTKKFPRYIYDNPAVSRHVYYDGHNDKYMVLNYEAMKLKKKTSDLYQHSEVNGIDKKPKLKLAKNKFSRSIYGNLAHGHDHVHLAKKKFSYYYTFGNPEDGHEHANHHGGYDNHIVFNKQAVKLRKGNSNWYYYSGLKEINKRHKPDLVNKKFARYIFSNPENERPFL, via the exons ATGCCGGCAACGCAAATTGGTAACAAACGTGCGGCGTTGCACGATGTACGCAGGAATCGGACGCAGACTCTCATTGCTTCGAGTGGAGACAATGTTGGCCAAATCGGACACATGTGGC GCAACCAGAAGAAGAATCTCCTTCTTACATCAGGTAGTGGAGCCAAGGGGGCTGATGAGAAGAGCTCAATACTCAAATTGAATCCCAAGCTAGACAACCAAGCTAAGAAGAAATTTTCACCATACAACTATAATAACCCAGCAGACGGGTATGATCGTGTTTACTATGATGGCGATAGTGATAAGCACATGTTATTCGAGTATGAAGCtctgaagataaagatgaaaaacTTGGATATGTACTGGTACAGTGGAACAAATCAGATTAACAAGAAACCTGAGCTAGACCTAGCCAACAAGAAACTTTCGCGTCACAACAATAACAACCCATCACATGGTCATGATCATATTCTACTAGATAAGATGAAATTGTTGCGTTACATCTATAGCAACCCAGCAGACAGGCATGTTCGTGTTGACTATGATGGCCACAATGATAATCACATGGTATTCAATACTGAATCCATGAAGCTAAAGAAAGAATTCTCATATTTGTACCAGTTCAGTGCAGTGAAGGGGATTGACCAAAAGCCTGAGCTTAATCTAGTGAAGAAGAAATCTTCACGTTACGTCTATGGCAACCCAGCAAATGACCACCTTGTTCACTATGATGGTCGCAATGACAAATACATGGTACTCAACCACAAAGCCAAGaagctaaaaaagaaaaactcagaTTTGTACCAACACAGTGAAGCAAATGGGATTGACAAAGAATCTAAGCTGAACATGGCTAAGAAGAAACTTTCACGCTACATCTATGGCAACCTAGCAGATGGACATCATCATGTTTGCCTAGTTACGAAGAAATTTCCACGTTACATTTATGACAACCCAGCAGTTAGCCGTCATGTTTACTATGATGGTCACAATGACAAATACATGGTACTCAACTATGAAGCCATGAAGCTAAAGAAGAAAACTTCAGATTTATACCAACACAGCGAAGTGAATGGGATTGACAAAAAGCCTAAGCTGAAGCTAGCTAAGAACAAATTTTCACGTTCAATCTATGGCAACCTCGCACATGGACATGATCATGTTCACCTAGCTAAGAAGAAATTTTCATATTATTACACCTTTGGCAATCCAGAAGATGGGCATGAGCATGCCAATCATCATGGTGGTTATGACAATCACATAGTATTCAACAAACAAGCCGTGAAGCTAAGGAAAGGGAACTCAAATTGGTACTATTACAGTGGACTAAAGGAGATTAACAAAAGGCATAAGCCAGATCTAGTTAACAAGAAATTTGCTCGTTACATCTTTAGTAACCCAGAAAATGAACGACCTTTTTTGTGA